From Aegilops tauschii subsp. strangulata cultivar AL8/78 chromosome 5, Aet v6.0, whole genome shotgun sequence:
cgccggagccctagattggttccgccaaggttccgcctcgtggcggcggagtttcgtcccgcaagcttgcttctgatttttttcagggtaaaagacttcatatagtagaagatggacactggaggcctgccagggggcccacgaggcagggggcgcgcccaagggggtagggcgcgccccccaccctcgtggccagggtgtgggccccctctggtattttcttcgctcagtattttttataatttccaaaaataacttccgtggagtttcagaacttttggagttgtgaagaataggtctctaatatttgctccttttccagcccagaatttcagctgccggcattctccctcttcatgtaaaccttgtaaaataagagagaaaaggcataagtattgtgacataatgtgtaataacagcccataaatgcaataaatatcaatatcaaagcatgatgcaaaatggacgtatcggGATGTTCCATGCGTTTTGCACTGGAACACCCTCCTCCGTCTCCAGTCGTGTCGCACCGGGCCTGAAGATATGCTTTACCCTGAAAGGGCATTCTCACGAGGTAGGCCTCCCGAGGCGGCCTCGCGAGGTAGGCCTCCCGTGACGGCCCTCTTCAGCCTTGGCGCAGTGGTCGGTGAGGACAAACAGCTCGGCCGTGGAGTCGAGCTCGTCGTTGATGGTGAGCTTCTAGCACATCGTACGCTAAGAAGTTAATACGATACTCTCATGGGCCAAGGAACTAAACACACTTAACACTCCGTGTTATAGCAATTGACTTATGACCATAttatctcaaagtataacaaacatgtttgggtcgattcaatatgatcgttcttctaacgtcatactctcaatgttgttttGAGACTATCGTTACTGTTAATGATATCTCAAGATCCGGAAAACGTGATCATGAACAACACTTGACATAGTCCTAGAGGCGAGACTAGGAATCTTATTTTATCGTTTATTGTTCTACATGTGCATATGAGTTTTTCACTGAATCACATATTCCAGGATCACAATAGttatagcatagaatataaactcttaattatgaatacataaatataataatacaatattattgcttctagggcatatttccaacacagaCCTCGTGCGCACAAGGTGTCCAGATACATCGCCACTATCTCGTGCGCACGGGGGCCCGAGACACCGTGTGCACGTCAGGCCCcggtgcgcacggggtgtccaaaGAGCAAAGTACTACCCCGTGCACACACGGTGTTCAGAGAGTAGGGCATGAGCCCGTGCGAATGGGGTGTCTAGAGACTTGGGCATCACCCCGTGTGCACTTTGAGACGTGGTTTCGGAAGTTAGTGATATAAGGGGGCACGTGTAGGAAGGTTGCTGTATATCTTATTTGAAGTGTTCCCACACCGTCATTCGAGCACCTTGACACCTCTTGATAGTGCAGTTGTCCCACGACTAAAGACCCCAAAACCAAAGCTTCGTGTCGCCAGAATACCATGCCTTTTACTTTTTTGAAGTGGGTGGGTGGGGGGGTCAACCATCTCATCGCTAAATCCCTAAGGAACCAATGACCCAATATAAATCATAACAACCGTCATTAGTTCCACTAACCAtattgtcatcacaccaaaatacCATTTAGAGATAAATACATGTTCACCCTCTCTTGCTCTTCATTATTCTTCTATTCAATATCATCCTTTACTATATTTTGGTAGTTCATATGATGCACATGTTTCTCTTGGAAACCAAATATCCTGTTCACATCATCAACAAGGTTGTTGTACTTAAGGTTTACTAAGTATGATCCTTAAGCTTCTTGGTGACCTCTTCATGAGCTTGATTATCCATCAACCTACCATACTTGCTCTCATCATGTATACTCCAAAGCTAATAAGGCACCTATGCAGTGAACAATAGTACTACACCTACAAAAGGTCTACAAAAAGGTTACTTAACTTTCCAAACTAACTAACTCCCCCTGGATTTCATTGGGGTGGGACCCATCGTTTACCCGTTTCCAATCCCAACACTCCTCATCAGCGAGTATGTAAAATCCTTAAGTAACCTTTAGTAGGTCTAGCATTGTTCCTGCAGTTAATCAGGCCAGACATCATTCACCCACTCCACAAGTCCAGTGTTTACACCTCCATGAAAATAGAAATAGAAATTTTAACACGATGAACAATTAAATATCCATgtaataaagctttcatctttaAGCAAACTTACTCCCTTCATCCGCGAATAGGTGTACATCTAACTTTTGTCCTGAGTCAAAGTTTTAAAAATTTGACCAACCTTCTAGGAAAAAGTAGCATCATTTATGGCATCAAATTAGCATCATTAGATTCATTTTGAAATGTACTTTCAGAATATACCAATTTGATGTCATATATGCTACTACTCTTTTCtgtaaatttggtcaaacttttaaaactttgactgaagacaaaagctagatgtacacttattcgcggacggagggagtagtggtGATCCTTTGTATTACTAACATCACATTAAATATCTATGTGATAATTTGACTTGCATGACGAGCAAAACTATCATGCAAATTGAGCACTAACTAACTACTGCTCACTAACTCATTACTTTGCTCACTACACAACTAACTAGATTAAACACTGACCAATAGACCATTCACGGAATAATCTGCTAATTAGTTACATAGCAACCGTGACCTCATTACTTTGCACAATAGTAGCATCTAACTAATTAGTTTACATTTGGAGCATTCCTTGACAGTGAGCTAATTTCAGCACAGGTCAATTATTTCAAACCAACTCGACAGTGTGCTAATTTCAACAAAGATAAATTGTTTCGTACAAATCTGACTGTGAGCTAATTACACAAAAGTGCAATTGTTTCAAACAATATTCCTAATGAACAATCAACCCTGAATCCGCTTCCACTACTTTCAACAATTCAATTACAATACACGTAGGATTTAAAGTAGAGGAAATACTCACATTCACAACACACCCGTAGAACTTCCTCCCATTGTGGATCTCTTCAAAAACCACACATCTCTAAGTCTAGCATTGTGGAGGAGGCATTACAGAGGGACATCCACATCAACACCAAAGAAATCTAAGTCTTTAGTGGTACCATGAACCTGCTAACGGAAGCAAAACCAGAAGAAATCGAAGCAACACAAGTCAAATCAGTGCTCAAATTGAAAATCCCCAAACACAAACCCTAGTACATAAATTGCGCATGTACGGGCTCAGATTCATGTTCGTTATTCCACGACGACATTGCACAACGGTAGCGAGCAGTCGCAGGGCCGGCAGCGGCGGCGGTTGTGAGAGAGGAGAGAAGGAAAAGAGAAAGTGAGGGCACGAGAGAGATAAAGAGAGAGCGTTGATCATCTTCCCCATCCGACGTGGCGCTGACTAGCAGGCCCGGGCTGTCAGAAACGTGTTTTAATCGCCGGCGACTCCTATTAACGGACGTTTGGGTCACGCCGTCTTCCCCGTCCGACGTGGCCCTGGCTAGCGGGCTCAGGCTGTCATAAACGTGTTTAAATCGACCAAATCGGTTCACTACCGTTTCCTGAGAAAAATCACGTCAAGGTTGATGGTATTGTAGCGGACGAGAATGttgtagttttatgctatttatcACTCAGCTATTTATCCAGGCAGAAACCAATATCCCGGAGATTGGTGTGACGCTCAAGATACATATACAATGGTGCAGGACGAGGCAGCACGGCGACTTCTGCTTCCAGTCGCTCCATCGCCGGCAGACTTCTGCTTCCAGCCGCTCGATCGATCGCCGGCGACGTTCCTATGATCCTATCGCATAGACAGAGCTGCTGGACGGCACAACACAAAGGGTACGCTTTCACCGGCGCAGGTCTCGTCCCTCTCGGTGACAGACAAGTTAACGGCCACTCGGTGTACATGCACGCACGCGTCATCATCAAGCGAACATTTGTAACCGGTGGACGTGCTGTAATCATACGATGTGCTGATACGGATGGCAAGCTGCTTGCTCCGTGACAAATGCATCTTTTTAGGTTCTATAAAAAGAGATGGGACGGTGTAATACATACAAGGTGGAAAGTGATGTCAAATTAGGTGGAGAGGTCAACTTTCGGATCACATTATAACTTATAACCGGTGCAGCAAGTGGAAGAATTACACTTGCATGGTTAAATTATACCGCTAGATGTTCATGTTAACTCCAATTCCATGAATCAATGGAGTGAAACCAATCCATGGCGATGTTTAATAAGCTCACACATGTTTGCCTGAGCCGATGGCACACCTCACACCTGCATGTACAGCGGTGGCAAGAACACACCATCCATGCCATCCTCTTGGTCGATCTTGTCCGGACGCGATCAATCCCGCAGCTTAGGATTCATCAAAGGTTGAATGTTTAAGATCGATCTCCATGAACCAAGTTCTTGAGTTTGCGTATGTTACACGGGTCACCCAGGAAGGATCACCATGAGCCGAGACCATGCAACTATATCTGATAGCAGTACCAATCAGTGTGGTACAAAATAAATAATCATCCTCTTGGCATACTTCAATTGGCTCGTCGTTTGCATTTTGGAAACTTGATGGATTCATATGTGTTGGGATGTTGCCGTGATCAGCTCGATCGAACGATCATGGTGTTTGGCCGAGAGCACTATACACCCAACCCCACTCTGATCTCTTCCTGGACAGAATTCTTGATCCCAACTGTAGCCACGACTTTCAAAATTTTCATTCCAGTTTGTCGTTCCAGGGAAGATTAGATACAAATCTGCGTCGTGCATCGAGAAATCATTCGAAGTTATGAACAATTTTGATCCCGCATGTAGAACAAAGCCAGCTTGTATCACCTGGTAGACTTTCCCCAGCCACAAGAACAAACACTGATCATTCCAGTGCAAATTAATCTGGACTCAAGTGTGACATCGCAAATGCAGCAGCTGGGAAGCCTTCCCCATGTCCACGCCTGCGGGAGCACGGCGGTCCTCCGGCGAGCCGGCCGGCCACCGCGCCGGTGAAGGGAGCAAAGCTGGGCTGAACTCACACACCACCAGCAAAGGTTGCCACAGAGTTGTGCAACTTGGGTCGCGTTCCATCGCCTCGTAGCCTATCGAAACCATGTCGGACCAGCCTGTTTCTTGTACGCAGATGTTGCTACGTTATCCTGCTACAACACCATGCCGGAAAACCCCATCGTTCGCCGGTGCACCCCGTGCCGCCGGCCGGAAATCTCCAGCAAACTCACACGAAGGCACCATCCTGACCAGTCCCTGATCACCGACGCATTTCTCCCAGAATACAGAACCAAATCACACAAACCCGACCTTGTTACAAAGACATTATCCGTACCTACACAATGCAGAAAATTTCGGTCGAATCGGTGGAGAGGAGCCGGAGATATTCGACCGGAAATCGAGAGGAGAAGCACACTCTGGAAGCCTGGAGGCTGGTTCGCGAGCCGGGGAGGCCAGCGAGGGGGGCGGCAATCCGCGGCATCGGATGCGGCGCGtggacggccgttggatggagacAGATCGGACGTCGCGCGTTTGATGCGGGGCGCTAGGGGGAGTGATCCGCGGCAACGCCCTCTCGACCAATCAGCGCGCGGCTTTCGGCACCCTCCGGCTCTCCCGTCTTCCCGACGTCTCCCACTATTTAACCAGCGCTCCCTCCGCCCCGACCTACTCACCCAGCTCACAAGCATCTCTCTCTCACCTCCGGCGAATAACACACCAGAGCTCACCTCTCCCCTCGCTTCCCCGCGAAAATGTCGACTGAAGTGGCTGCCGCTGACATCCCGGTGCCTCAGGTGGAGGTAGCCGCCGACGCTGCCGTTGACACACCGGCGGCGAAGCCGGCCAAGGCGCCCAAGGCGGCCAAGGCCAAGAAGTCCACTGGCCCGAAGAAGCCCCGCGTCACCCCGGCCCACCCGTCCTACGCCGAGGTAAGCCCCCCGACCCCTTCGCCGTCGTCCCTCGTTTTGTCTGTTCTTCCATGTTTCCCCTGATCTGACTTTGGTTTTGGTTCCTGTGCGCAGATGGTGTCGGAGGCGATCGCCGCCCTGAAGGAGAGGAGCGGGTCGAGCACCATCGCGATCGGCAAGTTCATCGAGGACAAGCACAAGGCGCACCTCCCGGCCAACTTCCGCAAGATCCTGCTGACCCAGATCAAGAAGCTCGTCGCCGCCGGCAAGCTGACCAAGGTCAAGGGCTCCTACAAGCTCGCCAAGGCCCCCGCCGCCGTCAAGCCCAAGACGGCGACCAAGAAGAAGCCCGCCGCCAAGCCCAAGGCCAAGGCGCCAGCCAAGAAGACCGCCGCCAAGTCGCCGGCCAAGAAGGCCGCCGCGAAGCCCAAGGCCAAGGCCCCAGCCAAGGCCAAGGCCGTCGCGAAGCCCAAGGCGGCGGCGAAGCCGAAGGCGGCCGCCAAGCCCAAGGCCAAGGCCGCCGCCAAGAAGGCGCCGGCCGCCGCGACCCCGAAGAAGCCCGCAGCCCGGAAGCCGCCCACCAAGCGGGCGACCCCGGTGAAGAAGGCCGCGCCGGCCAAGAAGCCcgcggccaagaaggccaagaAGTAGAGCCCCGCATGACGGACCTAGATGCCCTGGCGGTAGTATTGAGTAGCCTAATTCTCTGTTCGGTGTTGTCAGTCAAGAGCTTCTTGACTGTGTCTTGGGCGGCGGTGGGCTGTAAATCTGATCTATCTGTGCCGGGGGTGTACCCTTTGTGTCGAGGAAGAGTGATATCCATGGGAATCAGTTGTACTAGTAGCAGTAATCTGTGTAATTTAGTCTTTTTTATTATTGCAGCAATGTCCATGAGCTATTTGTCAGAATTACTGTGTTTCATTTGCCAAATCTGATGCCGAGATTGTTCATGTTACCTGCTCTGAGAGCCTGCGGATATGGAAGGAGAATTGAGATCTAAAATTGAGTTCGTATCTTTAGTATGATTCTGCGTTATATGTATGTATCTTTAGTATGACTCTTTATGGAGAAAGTAAAAAAGGGGGGCCTGGAAGAGATGGATGATGCTCGTCGGGCTGATGCAGTGAGGTGAATGGAACGTGACACACAGAGAACAGTAAGCTAACTAGGCCGTCCATGGTGATGCCGGCGGTGTCCGTCGGCCGTCGACACGTGGGAATGCCTGCTTTCAGCGAGATGTATGGTGGCTGCGGCGCAAGATTCGCAGGAGCCTCTCCGTTTGGGTGGGGCGGGCAGTGGCAGAGACGTTTCGGGTGGGGGCGCGCGCTTTCGCTTTCAATTTTTTGCCTTGCTACCCGTCCCGCCTGCAGTGTTTCCCCTTCCGCGCTTCCGAAACCTATGCGAGTGGGCAGCAAGCGTGTGGATGTAGGAGTACGTTCTACAGGAGTGGCTAAACGTGGGCCTGTTTGATTGAAGCCTACGTGTATGCCACACTTTTCTTTTGCCAAATGTGTGGCAAGCCACAACATTTGCGGCGAGTAAATTGTTAGCCACGGTTGTGGCAGGACTTGACAATAAAACTTgtgtatgacatgtggggttgGGTGCTAAAAAAATCATGGCACGCCATGAACGAGGCAAAGAAACAAACACTAGGCTAGGCTAAGAAAGTGTGGCATGCCTAACATGTCAGGACCCAAACCAAGGAGACACTGAAACTGAAGGTTCAAGTCAGTGTCGAATTATTGAAGACAGCGATTCAGTTAACTGATGGTGCAGATCCAGGAATGGCTCACACGTGGAATTGGACGGCTCAGATGGACCTCGCCGTCAGTTACCGCTTTACTTTAAACCGAGTCACTTTTTAGCACTGCAAGTTGTTATACCGCCGTAATTCTAATACGGCTACTTATAGTCCGTCCCGATTCAGAAGACCCTAAgttgtacttcctccgttccataATATTATGGGATAGAGGGAGTAATTCACAATTCTCCTATCTAGGGCAGAACTAGCTACCTTCCATGTAAGACGGGGTATCTGTGAGTGAATTCTTCAACCGAAGTCCTTGATTTCTCACTTGATCTTGTTGATAATTGTGTGGATCAAAGATTTTTCGTCGAATCGGTCCTCACAAAGGCACCAGAGTGCAGATTGTCGGTGGCGACATACCGACGGTGAATTGGGAAGAGGAAGACGAGGGGTTGGGCTCTCTCATAACACCCCGTCCCTCTATGTTTGCGGCGGCAATGGAGTACACTGTGACAGTGAAAGTAGTGGCTGCGAATCATTCATGCACAAACCAACAAGTCCGATAAGGTTGCTCAGAGATACTCTCCTTGCGGTAAAATTCCTGTGTCTGGCGTTGATTCATGTGTTATTAGCGGCGTTGAGTTTATGCGAGGAGAGCATGTTAAGATTTTCCGTATAACTCTGGTTACTTCTGCTTGTTCTCAAAGGGGTTGGGTCTAGATCGGAGATTTTTGGGATGAGATCGTTAGCCCGTCGCTCGCACCGACCTGATCTGAGATGGCGGACACACGCACGAAGGTTCAGATCATAGTGGACATACTAGAATGAGGAGTGTCTGAACTACGAGCCGAACCTTGTGAACTTAAGGACTTGTGTTTAGAAGTGAACTAGTTGATATCTGAGATCGTTACAATGCCTATGAAGGTTGAAAACCAAAAGTTGCTGAAATTGACACTACTTAATACTACATCCAATGTTCAGAAATCAAAGGCAATGACACCACAGACAATAGTTCCCTCATGTGTCGATATCTCTTTGCATTCCTCTTCACCACATATTACCATATCTGATACTGGCATGCATATTGTTCATCAAATTACTAGAATTATATATGTTGCATTTGATTTACAAAGTACTGTACCTATTACCCCTATACTGGCTTTCCTGGAGTAACTATAGTTTTACCTGCACCCCATTATTCACTAACAACATGGCCACAACCGCAATCAGAAACCATGGAATTCCTGTTCATTAACAGTTTAGGTCAACACCATCCAACACTGTAAAGTCATTTGCAAGCACACACCATGGGTTTTACTGGTAACAGTGGATAATTTGCTCCTATAAGTACTCCTTTGTATTGCCCAACACACACATATAACATTGTCTGGACAATTTATCAATACTGCTACCATCAGCCAAGTATATCCGCCTCTCTATCAAGCTATAGGGCAACTCAATGAAGCTCAAAGAAATCAATATGCTACATTGGGAGAGCCATCTTATTTTGCTGAAGCAGTACTAAGAGTACCCAAAGTGGAAATTCCATTGTTTAATGGAGATGATCCTACTGGCTGGTGATTACAAGTGATTCTTTTATGATACGACAGAACTCCATATGATCAGTGGGTTAACTTGGCCACTCGGCAGTTCCATGGAAGGGCTGCTACATGGTTCAAAAACATTTGTGTACCTTGGCAAATGGTCACTTGGTAACAACTGTGTCACATGTTAGCAGACATATTTTTTGAAGCGTCAGTACATGAAGCCGTGGAACTACCGAAGAACATACAACAAAAAACAACTGCGGCTAGCTACATTGACAACTTTCAGCACTGTGTGGCAGTAGTTGAAAGAGATCATCCGTTCCTATATGAAAATTTCTTGCTCAGCTATTACATTGGGGGTTTGAGAGCTGATATTAAACATAAAGTATGTGGATAGAAATCAACTGTAATTATTGAAGGTTATTGGTATTCTAAAATTTATGGAAAATAACGAGCTCCTAGAAAGCACAATTACAACCAATGTATAGACACTCCAAATCAACTTCAAATACAAGTTTCACAACAAGAGGAAAACAATGCTCCTTTTTCCAGAGATGCCAAAGCTTGATGGTACTGCAGAGAACCATGGACCAGGCAACACAAATGTAAAATTGGAAATACTCCGCACACTGTTAGTGGCTACAACATCTATATTCAGTTTTCAAGTAGTCAACCCCCCAACAGAAATTGATCGGAAAAGTTCATAGAAATATACCATATAGAGCGGAGGTGGCTCCCCATGATGAGGTACATGGTCTCGACTAGACGTCAATCCGATGCAAGTGAAGTTCGCGCATAGTcgaggaggaggagccgccgaCGTTATGTCTGGCTTATAGCGAGAGAGAAGGAAGCCTTGATTACATTCTTTGCCTTAGCGGGCCGGTCCAAAAGTGTGGTTTTGGGAAGCTTCTACGGACCGGCACATACTGGTTTTGGGTGTTGAGGGCATTTTTTGTGTGTATTCATCTGCTTTCTTTCGTTTTTTTCAttattcaaacatatttgtcGACTTTTTATAAATACGTGCTGATCATTTTTAGTATACAGGTTAAACATTTTTTAGATACACGTTGAACATTTATCCAAATACATGTTGAATATTTATAAGATGCACAATAAACTTTAAGGTAGTGAACATTTTTAAAcacatgttgaacatttttcaaaattgtcATGTATATTTTTGTGAAACTTGCAAACATTTCTAAAGTTACTATGAACTTTTTTGTAAATGGCACAAATATTTTTTATATGTTATGATTTAATTTTTTTGGATGAACATTGTTTTTTACATTCCATGAACATTTCTggaaatataattttaaaagagTGAACTTTTTCTAAAACTCATAATTTTTTTGAATGCTTCAAACCTTTTTTACGAAttatgtattttttcttcatattTTCTTGTATATTTTTTTAATGTCATGAACATATTTTCAACCGcgtgaacaatttttaaataaCAATTCTTTAGTTGTACACACATTTTTTTAAACTACGAGGATGAACTTTTACATCGTATAAACATTTTGTTAATGCTACAGAAATGACACACCCACAGAAAAAGCCACCGAAAAGTACAAACATTCCAAGAAAATACCCCCACCCCCCACACAATCAACCTTATAGAACAACGTGTGCTAATCAAGCCTTACACAATGTACCTGAGCCGATCCATGTGTAATACGACTGTTGGCGAGTGCGATTTCCATCTCGCAAGCTTTTAAGTTACTAAGCTCGTCAAAATGGAGTCTCCTGTTCGTTGACCCTATTTTGGGCACTTGTGACCCACTTGGAAGGGAGTGGATGGCTAGTATGCATGCAATTTGGGAGTTAGGCCGTTCGATCAGGGTGGCGAGACGATCACAACCGTCCAATCGTGTTAGTAAAAACTAACGCTCTAGCCGCAACCCCAATTCCCATCCTTACTCCTCCTTCTCTCGCGCACAAGGGCATGGCCAATCCCGCTCGCCACAACCATCCTCCTGTTGTCGCCCTTGCTACCTCTGCCACTTCTTGAGCTGGGCATTCGGCATGGGCAGTAGCCAACGGTGGAACTCGATGAGGGGCGGCGGTGCTCGGGTCCGTGGTCAAGGCCGAGGTCGAGGTGGGGATGATGGCAGGGAAGTGCATTTTGGTAAGCTCGGAGAGGGGCCCGAGTGCTCGGTTGGGGGTTTGAGGTCTGATATTGAACATATTGTATGTAGACAAAAATCAACTGGAAT
This genomic window contains:
- the LOC109781302 gene encoding histone H1, producing the protein MSTEVAAADIPVPQVEVAADAAVDTPAAKPAKAPKAAKAKKSTGPKKPRVTPAHPSYAEMVSEAIAALKERSGSSTIAIGKFIEDKHKAHLPANFRKILLTQIKKLVAAGKLTKVKGSYKLAKAPAAVKPKTATKKKPAAKPKAKAPAKKTAAKSPAKKAAAKPKAKAPAKAKAVAKPKAAAKPKAAAKPKAKAAAKKAPAAATPKKPAARKPPTKRATPVKKAAPAKKPAAKKAKK